A genomic window from Rhizobium sp. EC-SD404 includes:
- the pseF gene encoding pseudaminic acid cytidylyltransferase yields MRLGLIPARGGSKRIPRKNIRPFFGRPIIAYSIEAALASRNIDRVIVSTDDEEIAEVARAAGADVPFMRTPELSDDHATTLAVIADVIERVEAEGVAVDAVCCLYATAPFVTAYDLDTAFGLFEGNDTSYVFAATDYAYPIQRALRLRNGRPEMFNPDLASTRSQDLEPAYHDAGQFYWCRPDAVRANRPVLGPDAALYHVERSRVVDIDTPEDWKMAEELYRLRLAELSS; encoded by the coding sequence GTGAGACTGGGGCTGATACCGGCCCGCGGCGGCTCGAAACGCATTCCGCGCAAGAACATCAGGCCGTTTTTCGGCAGGCCGATCATCGCCTACTCCATTGAGGCTGCGCTCGCCTCTAGAAATATCGATCGGGTCATCGTCTCGACCGACGACGAAGAGATCGCTGAGGTCGCCCGTGCCGCCGGGGCGGACGTCCCTTTCATGCGCACGCCGGAACTGTCCGACGACCACGCCACGACGCTCGCCGTCATCGCCGATGTGATCGAGCGTGTGGAAGCGGAAGGCGTGGCGGTGGATGCGGTCTGCTGTCTCTACGCGACTGCACCGTTCGTCACAGCTTACGATCTGGATACCGCCTTCGGTCTGTTTGAAGGGAACGATACCTCCTACGTCTTCGCGGCGACCGATTATGCCTATCCGATCCAGCGCGCCTTGCGACTGCGCAATGGTCGGCCGGAAATGTTCAATCCCGATCTGGCGTCGACCCGATCCCAAGATCTTGAACCCGCTTACCACGATGCAGGCCAGTTCTATTGGTGCCGACCAGATGCAGTCCGCGCGAACCGCCCGGTGCTCGGCCCGGATGCTGCACTCTATCATGTCGAAAGGTCGCGCGTGGTCGACATCGACACGCCTGAGGATTGGAAGATGGCCGAGGAGTTGTACCGCCTCCGCCTCGCTGAGCTTAGCTCATGA
- a CDS encoding chemotaxis protein (a periplasmic protein that interacts with and stabilizes MotB; in Rhizobium, interactions between MotB and MotC at the periplasmic surface of the motor control the energy flux or the energy coupling that drives flagellar rotation) yields MTRRWLAIVAVAATAFVPLKAQAMEAGPTPLSMVRSLQFVQDAVIKGDHSAIEMQRHLLTVIDERLRAADAETFYDQQGMDAAIIYALSGGNPATLPLIARRFPEAGFDPRLMPLLEEHLRGRGRGVFEPLRDILVHYQGTRIEPYLTLVAANAAALASPADSIPLFDWARLLSPGSIIEEAALRRSVEVSVRLGMVDEGLKRAERYARRFLHSPYAGQFADLFVELVLSHPDDVKSERIAETLAFMDEGRQRSIYLRIARRAAINGNRTLALEASAAAEGLGEADDKVKALADLYSGAAGIPGDDVGSVAEAVSNIDEAALSPRDRALRSAAASIAAAVTRPPSLEAIAEPVSVSIEPDANVAPDIVQPALMPSAEGAPETADAPTDAAKDEVDGFVDNRRALLDSIDALLEEDR; encoded by the coding sequence ATGACACGGCGCTGGCTCGCCATAGTCGCGGTTGCGGCCACGGCGTTCGTGCCACTCAAGGCACAGGCCATGGAGGCTGGCCCGACGCCGCTCTCCATGGTTCGCTCATTGCAGTTCGTCCAGGACGCCGTAATCAAGGGCGATCATTCGGCCATCGAAATGCAACGACATCTTCTGACAGTGATCGATGAACGTTTGCGGGCAGCGGATGCCGAGACGTTCTACGATCAGCAGGGCATGGACGCGGCAATCATCTACGCGCTCAGCGGTGGAAATCCTGCCACGCTGCCGTTGATTGCGCGCCGGTTCCCGGAAGCGGGCTTCGATCCGCGCCTGATGCCGCTTCTCGAAGAACATCTGCGCGGTCGCGGACGCGGGGTCTTTGAACCCTTGCGCGACATTCTCGTGCATTATCAGGGAACGCGCATCGAGCCCTATCTGACGCTCGTTGCGGCCAATGCAGCAGCTCTTGCAAGTCCGGCGGATTCCATACCGCTCTTCGATTGGGCCAGGCTTCTGTCTCCAGGCTCGATCATCGAGGAAGCGGCGCTGCGGCGTTCGGTCGAAGTTTCCGTTCGGCTGGGCATGGTCGACGAAGGATTGAAGCGTGCCGAGCGCTATGCTCGGCGTTTTCTGCACTCCCCCTATGCTGGCCAGTTCGCGGACCTCTTCGTCGAACTGGTGCTGTCCCACCCGGACGACGTGAAGAGCGAGCGGATCGCCGAGACGCTGGCCTTCATGGATGAAGGGCGGCAGCGCTCGATCTATCTGCGCATCGCACGCAGAGCAGCCATCAACGGCAACCGGACCCTGGCTCTCGAAGCGTCGGCTGCTGCCGAGGGGCTTGGAGAAGCCGACGACAAGGTCAAGGCGCTGGCGGATCTCTATTCCGGCGCTGCGGGTATACCGGGCGACGACGTGGGCAGCGTTGCGGAAGCGGTCTCAAACATCGATGAAGCGGCGTTGTCGCCACGCGACAGAGCGTTGCGCTCGGCTGCTGCCTCGATCGCGGCTGCCGTTACCCGCCCACCATCGCTGGAAGCGATTGCCGAGCCCGTATCGGTGTCGATCGAGCCCGATGCCAACGTCGCCCCTGATATCGTGCAACCGGCCTTAATGCCGAGCGCTGAGGGCGCACCCGAAACTGCCGATGCTCCGACCGATGCCGCCAAAGATGAAGTCGACGGCTTCGTCGACAATCGCCGTGCGCTCCTGGACAGCATCGACGCATTGCTGGAGGAGGATCGATGA
- a CDS encoding flagellar hook-length control protein FliK codes for MSGPLGIGLPAIGNDQTAKGRSGGQKGQDAGDVFSQAIDRLSAKDSKGQRGGAGNGQARAEASSNGKGDIEVDITSAPRGGREAAGVRDIGGQDRSSLLAIFENAANADSRATDASKPDDFVSQDLIEDKGRAIDAVSDSADATDLTQDPLDLPSTQALQGSGVNAASSLQQALSKSDTISAWLQSRGATTNVQATAAEGHIARDGPDAGALPESGSTQVADGEMDVFRKVGGKGDVPTMVIDAVARSIAQGMVKGDTQPDGTKNGPIRLDGASRGANADGLDPDLPRTLFGIDGSRGSSEAAPKTSATTPADRLADLGGRQKRADNLLRSGVDLAILESRKFLGVAAGQTSTAGIISTVTENGEWNAMLRDVASTSATTLDTARNASNTLKIQLNPVELGTVTATFRMSGGHLTIELKVETIEAYRQLSDDQSGLAKALKAQGIDAQNVVVQHVGSDRSTQSANPGATASGAAGQQGQAEGGSSQHSAAGQQRGEGGSDSRRGSGREQGDADARRTDRTASGDVYL; via the coding sequence ATGAGCGGACCTTTGGGAATCGGACTGCCCGCAATCGGGAACGATCAGACGGCCAAGGGCCGAAGCGGCGGCCAGAAGGGTCAGGACGCAGGCGACGTCTTCAGCCAAGCGATCGATCGTCTGTCTGCGAAGGACTCCAAGGGGCAGCGCGGAGGTGCAGGCAACGGCCAGGCGCGCGCCGAGGCCTCATCCAATGGAAAAGGCGACATCGAGGTGGATATCACCAGCGCGCCCCGCGGGGGCAGGGAAGCGGCCGGTGTGCGGGATATCGGCGGCCAAGATCGCAGTTCCCTGCTGGCGATTTTTGAGAACGCAGCCAACGCCGATAGCCGGGCCACGGACGCGTCAAAACCGGATGACTTCGTCTCGCAGGACCTGATCGAAGACAAAGGTCGGGCGATCGACGCCGTTTCAGATTCGGCCGATGCTACAGACCTGACCCAGGATCCCCTGGATCTTCCGAGCACGCAGGCTTTGCAAGGCAGCGGCGTGAACGCCGCGTCCTCCTTGCAGCAAGCTTTGTCGAAGTCGGACACGATCAGTGCCTGGCTTCAATCGCGTGGCGCCACCACGAATGTGCAGGCGACAGCAGCCGAAGGTCATATCGCCAGGGACGGGCCGGACGCCGGCGCGCTACCGGAATCTGGTTCCACACAGGTCGCCGACGGCGAAATGGATGTCTTCCGCAAGGTTGGTGGCAAGGGCGACGTGCCGACTATGGTGATCGATGCCGTGGCTCGCTCCATCGCGCAGGGAATGGTCAAAGGCGACACGCAGCCTGACGGAACGAAGAACGGTCCCATCCGTCTCGATGGTGCATCTCGGGGCGCCAACGCTGACGGGCTCGATCCGGATCTGCCGCGAACGCTTTTCGGGATCGATGGCAGCCGTGGGTCGAGCGAAGCCGCGCCGAAGACAAGCGCCACGACCCCTGCAGACCGTCTTGCCGATCTCGGTGGTCGGCAGAAACGCGCAGATAATTTGTTGCGCAGCGGCGTCGACCTTGCAATTTTGGAAAGCCGCAAGTTTCTCGGCGTGGCAGCAGGACAGACGTCCACGGCAGGCATCATCAGCACCGTGACGGAGAACGGCGAATGGAACGCGATGCTGCGCGACGTGGCCTCTACATCCGCCACGACGCTCGATACGGCGCGCAATGCCAGCAACACGTTGAAGATCCAGCTGAACCCAGTCGAGCTTGGAACGGTTACCGCCACATTCCGTATGAGCGGCGGTCATCTGACCATCGAATTGAAAGTCGAGACGATCGAGGCGTATCGGCAGCTGTCGGATGACCAGAGTGGCCTGGCCAAGGCCCTTAAGGCGCAGGGCATCGATGCTCAAAACGTCGTCGTCCAGCATGTCGGCAGCGATCGCTCCACCCAAAGCGCAAACCCGGGCGCAACCGCCAGCGGTGCAGCCGGACAGCAGGGCCAGGCGGAAGGCGGGAGCAGCCAGCATTCCGCGGCCGGGCAACAGCGTGGCGAAGGCGGCAGCGATAGCCGCCGCGGTTCTGGACGGGAGCAGGGAGATGCCGATGCGCGCAGGACTGATCGCACTGCTTCTGGCGATGTGTATCTCTAG
- a CDS encoding MotB family protein, with translation MSGDSDRPEIEREIVIVRRGGHGGEEGHHGGAWKIAYADFMTALMAFFLVMWLVNAANEETKAAVASYFNPIQLMDEKPADRSIQDEGQSSEGETNRPAIDTQGEGTTDSASAEQGSDRNATAGEETQYSESDYFENPYAVLAEIARETGQQANISDAGEGGAQTSGPASGASGGEAYRDPFDPDFWSQQSLGEINLDPTDQETALVTPQAISDDAALIEEALAPTATPADPAASEDVVIAPVAVPEPVQTQGPAEAAPSSETPPAEMAAASPAAETDTQSNAEAEELRTEIQQQIAGVGGKLAEGLEVTPAEGGLLISMTDQVDATMFASGSPVPQRELVLAMERIGALLAERDGQIVIRGHTDAHPFRGEGNDNWRLSTARAHSAYYMLVRGGLEEERIVQVSGFADRRPKLPDDPLADANRRIEILVQADASEILP, from the coding sequence ATGAGCGGAGACAGCGACCGGCCCGAAATCGAACGCGAGATCGTTATCGTTCGACGCGGCGGCCATGGCGGGGAAGAAGGGCATCACGGCGGTGCCTGGAAGATCGCCTATGCCGACTTCATGACGGCGCTCATGGCGTTCTTTCTCGTCATGTGGCTTGTCAACGCCGCCAATGAAGAGACGAAGGCAGCGGTCGCAAGCTATTTCAACCCCATCCAGCTTATGGATGAAAAGCCGGCCGACCGCAGCATCCAGGATGAGGGGCAGTCTTCCGAAGGCGAGACCAATCGTCCTGCCATCGACACGCAGGGCGAAGGAACGACGGATAGTGCGAGCGCCGAGCAGGGCTCGGACCGCAACGCGACTGCTGGCGAAGAAACGCAATATTCCGAATCCGACTATTTCGAAAACCCCTATGCCGTGCTGGCCGAGATTGCCCGTGAAACGGGACAGCAGGCCAATATTTCCGATGCGGGCGAGGGCGGTGCACAGACGTCAGGTCCGGCGTCCGGCGCGTCAGGCGGCGAAGCTTACCGCGATCCCTTCGATCCCGATTTCTGGTCTCAGCAGTCCCTCGGCGAGATCAACCTCGATCCGACCGATCAGGAAACGGCGCTTGTCACGCCGCAGGCAATCTCGGACGATGCTGCGCTGATCGAAGAAGCGCTCGCGCCAACCGCAACTCCTGCCGACCCGGCAGCCAGCGAAGATGTCGTGATTGCTCCGGTGGCGGTGCCAGAGCCGGTACAAACCCAAGGTCCGGCCGAGGCTGCGCCGTCATCCGAAACGCCCCCTGCTGAAATGGCGGCAGCAAGTCCTGCGGCCGAAACCGATACGCAGTCGAACGCCGAAGCGGAAGAATTGCGCACCGAAATCCAGCAGCAGATCGCCGGCGTCGGCGGCAAGCTCGCAGAAGGCCTGGAGGTCACGCCGGCCGAAGGCGGGCTTTTGATCAGCATGACAGACCAGGTCGATGCCACGATGTTTGCCAGCGGGTCACCGGTGCCGCAACGCGAACTGGTGCTGGCCATGGAGCGCATCGGCGCACTGCTCGCGGAGCGTGACGGGCAGATCGTCATTCGCGGCCACACGGACGCGCATCCCTTCCGCGGCGAAGGCAACGACAATTGGCGACTTTCCACGGCGCGCGCCCATAGCGCCTACTACATGCTCGTGCGTGGCGGATTGGAAGAAGAGCGCATCGTGCAGGTGTCGGGCTTTGCCGATCGCCGACCGAAACTGCCTGACGATCCTTTGGCCGACGCCAACCGCCGCATCGAGATCCTCGTCCAGGCCGATGCCAGCGAGATCCTTCCATGA
- the pseG gene encoding UDP-2,4-diacetamido-2,4,6-trideoxy-beta-L-altropyranose hydrolase: MSGQRSRTMAIRVDASLVIGLGHIMRCLTLANALTEQGFESVFFARVMIEDMKRKLGEAGHRLVMLPEGGPQPGPTPYGSWLGTTEEHDAEVLGGHMKALQPQIIVVDHYALGIAWERAMRSSTDQSPLILAFDDLSRPHDCDIVLDATLGRSPDDYADLVPDHCRVLTGPRHALLRPDFAAERPASLRRRDEAFAAGTSVQALLIFMGGADGENCTGWTLRGLCELPLSPDVELHVVTGPAYPHQDGLMRYAEQSGRSITLHRNVSDMAALMSGMDLVLGAAGSSSWERCCLGVPAINLVLADNQKEAAQALSRTGACVDGGVYEPRNDPRGWAEAKVAPLLKPAATHPISLAAREVTDGNGAARVMDVVLSHASRPMLEAAP; this comes from the coding sequence ATGAGTGGCCAACGCTCTCGCACGATGGCGATACGCGTCGATGCTTCGCTCGTCATCGGGCTGGGGCATATCATGCGATGCCTGACGCTGGCGAATGCGCTCACCGAACAAGGCTTCGAAAGCGTCTTTTTCGCGCGTGTCATGATCGAGGACATGAAAAGGAAGCTTGGCGAAGCCGGCCATCGACTGGTCATGCTTCCGGAGGGCGGACCGCAGCCGGGCCCGACACCCTACGGCTCTTGGCTCGGGACCACCGAAGAGCATGATGCCGAAGTGCTCGGCGGTCACATGAAGGCCCTCCAACCACAAATCATCGTGGTGGATCACTACGCGCTCGGCATCGCGTGGGAGCGCGCCATGCGCTCGTCGACGGACCAGTCACCTCTCATTTTGGCGTTCGACGATCTCTCTAGACCGCACGATTGCGACATCGTGCTCGATGCAACGCTCGGTAGATCTCCCGACGACTACGCCGATTTGGTGCCGGACCATTGCCGTGTCCTGACTGGACCGCGTCACGCGCTGTTGCGGCCCGACTTTGCGGCCGAGCGTCCAGCCTCGCTTCGACGGAGAGACGAAGCCTTTGCGGCGGGCACGAGCGTTCAGGCACTTCTCATCTTCATGGGCGGCGCCGACGGCGAGAATTGCACCGGCTGGACGCTCCGGGGCCTTTGCGAACTGCCGTTATCGCCGGACGTGGAACTACATGTCGTGACCGGCCCCGCCTATCCCCACCAGGACGGCTTGATGCGATATGCGGAGCAATCCGGTCGCAGCATCACTCTTCACCGAAATGTCTCCGACATGGCCGCGCTGATGAGCGGCATGGATCTCGTCCTCGGCGCGGCCGGCAGTTCGTCCTGGGAACGCTGCTGCCTCGGCGTGCCCGCCATCAACTTGGTCCTGGCCGATAACCAGAAAGAGGCGGCGCAAGCGCTTTCCAGGACTGGAGCCTGTGTCGATGGTGGGGTCTACGAGCCCCGAAACGACCCACGCGGATGGGCCGAGGCCAAGGTGGCTCCGCTGCTGAAGCCTGCCGCCACACACCCGATCAGCCTTGCGGCACGCGAAGTGACCGACGGGAACGGTGCGGCGCGGGTCATGGACGTCGTGCTTTCGCATGCGTCTCGCCCGATGCTGGAGGCGGCCCCATGA
- the pseB gene encoding UDP-N-acetylglucosamine 4,6-dehydratase (inverting): MFTGKAVLITGGTGSFGRKYTETILARYKPSRIVIFSRDELKQYEMAQTYSDPAMRYFIGDVRDQVRLRQAMDGIDFVIHAAALKHVPVAEYNPMECIKTNINGAENVISAAMQAGVRKVIALSTDKAANPINLYGATKLVSDKLFVAANNITGGRGPTFAVVRYGNVVGSRGSVVPFFKKLIAEGRTPLPVTHEDMTRFWITLQDGVDFVLKNFERMYGGEIFVPKIPSVRILDLVEAYSGTRDAAIIGIRPGEKLHEIMCPADDSHLTLEFDDHFVLRPTIKFHHSDLNYTTNALGEAGVPVRVGFEYHSGNNSDFLNVEQIRQMDTRA; this comes from the coding sequence ATGTTCACGGGCAAGGCAGTTCTCATCACCGGCGGCACCGGATCCTTCGGCCGGAAATACACCGAGACGATTCTTGCACGCTACAAGCCTTCGCGCATCGTTATCTTCTCGCGTGACGAGCTCAAGCAATACGAGATGGCGCAGACCTACAGCGATCCTGCGATGCGTTATTTCATAGGCGACGTGCGTGACCAGGTAAGGCTTCGCCAAGCTATGGACGGAATCGACTTCGTCATTCACGCCGCTGCCCTGAAGCACGTCCCGGTTGCCGAATACAACCCGATGGAATGCATCAAGACCAACATCAATGGCGCGGAGAACGTCATCTCCGCTGCGATGCAGGCGGGCGTGCGCAAAGTCATCGCGCTCTCCACGGACAAGGCGGCCAACCCGATCAATCTCTACGGAGCGACGAAGCTCGTTTCCGACAAGCTCTTCGTCGCGGCCAACAATATCACCGGCGGACGCGGACCGACTTTTGCGGTCGTGCGCTACGGCAATGTGGTGGGGTCGCGGGGTTCGGTGGTGCCATTCTTCAAGAAGCTTATCGCGGAAGGCCGGACGCCTCTGCCGGTAACGCATGAAGACATGACGCGCTTCTGGATCACGCTTCAGGACGGTGTCGATTTCGTCCTTAAGAACTTCGAGCGGATGTATGGCGGCGAAATCTTCGTGCCGAAGATCCCGTCAGTCCGGATTCTCGATCTGGTCGAAGCCTACAGCGGGACACGCGATGCCGCGATCATCGGCATTCGGCCTGGAGAGAAGCTTCACGAGATCATGTGCCCGGCGGACGACAGCCATCTCACCCTCGAATTCGACGATCATTTCGTCCTGCGCCCAACGATCAAGTTCCACCACAGCGATCTCAATTACACGACCAATGCGCTCGGAGAGGCCGGTGTGCCAGTGCGGGTCGGGTTCGAATACCACAGCGGGAACAATTCGGACTTCCTCAATGTCGAACAGATCAGGCAAATGGACACGCGGGCTTGA
- the pseH gene encoding UDP-4-amino-4,6-dideoxy-N-acetyl-beta-L-altrosamine N-acetyltransferase has protein sequence MTDGVPGTLRIMADDDLDLVLAWRNSPAVRRNMYTSHEISAEEHRAWWARMHDAKDRHDLIFEDNERPLGVVSFSQVSHSDRNAVWAFYAATDAPRGTGSQMEFAALDFAFKRLELHKLSCEVLAFNEPVIKLHHKFGFTIEGIFRQHHRRGEEFVDVVRLAILHDEWKSMRPAMSGKLRATASR, from the coding sequence ATGACGGACGGCGTGCCGGGAACCCTAAGGATCATGGCGGACGACGATCTCGATCTGGTGCTGGCCTGGCGCAATTCGCCTGCAGTGCGCAGAAACATGTACACAAGTCATGAAATAAGCGCCGAAGAACACCGCGCTTGGTGGGCCAGGATGCACGATGCAAAAGATCGACACGATCTGATCTTCGAGGATAACGAAAGGCCACTTGGCGTCGTCTCGTTTTCACAGGTCTCGCACAGCGATCGCAATGCGGTCTGGGCCTTCTATGCAGCAACCGATGCACCACGCGGGACGGGGTCCCAGATGGAGTTCGCCGCGCTCGACTTTGCCTTCAAGCGGTTAGAGCTGCACAAACTCAGCTGTGAAGTCCTCGCGTTCAACGAACCCGTGATCAAACTTCACCATAAATTCGGCTTCACAATCGAAGGCATTTTCCGTCAACACCATCGGCGCGGGGAGGAATTCGTCGATGTGGTACGTCTGGCCATCCTGCACGACGAGTGGAAAAGCATGCGCCCAGCAATGAGTGGTAAGCTTCGCGCGACCGCATCGCGCTAG
- the pseC gene encoding UDP-4-amino-4,6-dideoxy-N-acetyl-beta-L-altrosamine transaminase, whose protein sequence is MPFVPYGRQSIDDADVAAVLAVLRSDHLTQGPVVDAFERALGETVGARHCVAVNSATAALHIACLALGVGPGDLVWTSPISFVASANCALYCGAEIDFVDIDPVTLNMSVDALQEKLRSAEAAGQLPKVVIPVHLCGLPCDMPAIGALARRYGFKVIEDASHAIGARDGSDLVGACTHSDIAVFSFHPVKIITTGEGGCCITQDADLGKALLRLRSHGITRDENDMSGLSDGPWYYEQIDLGFNYRMTELQAALGLSQLRRLNDFIAHRHRLADRYDEDLRALAVDLPRRPADSLSSLHLYVVQLRLDEIALSHRQVFEGLRQRDIGVNLHYIPIYRQPYYRALGFRPGHCPNAEAYYARAISIPIFHGMTEPQQDQVVAALKEVLR, encoded by the coding sequence TTGCCCTTCGTTCCCTATGGTCGCCAATCGATCGACGATGCCGATGTCGCAGCCGTTCTCGCCGTCCTGCGATCGGATCATCTGACGCAAGGACCGGTGGTCGATGCCTTCGAGCGTGCGCTTGGCGAAACCGTCGGCGCGCGTCATTGCGTAGCGGTCAACTCCGCGACGGCCGCCTTGCATATCGCATGTCTCGCACTCGGTGTCGGGCCTGGCGACCTCGTCTGGACGTCGCCCATCTCCTTCGTCGCCTCGGCCAACTGCGCGCTCTACTGCGGCGCGGAGATCGATTTCGTCGACATCGATCCGGTTACGCTGAACATGAGCGTCGATGCGCTGCAGGAGAAGCTCCGTTCGGCGGAAGCGGCCGGACAATTGCCGAAGGTGGTGATCCCGGTTCATCTGTGCGGCCTGCCCTGCGACATGCCCGCGATTGGTGCCCTGGCTCGCCGATACGGTTTCAAGGTCATCGAGGATGCGAGCCACGCGATTGGCGCGCGCGACGGCAGCGATCTAGTCGGCGCCTGCACTCATTCCGACATCGCGGTCTTCTCGTTCCACCCCGTCAAGATCATCACCACCGGTGAAGGCGGCTGCTGCATCACGCAGGACGCGGACCTCGGCAAGGCACTGCTCCGGCTTCGGTCTCACGGGATCACGCGCGACGAAAACGACATGTCCGGCCTGTCCGATGGGCCTTGGTACTACGAGCAGATCGATCTCGGCTTCAATTACCGTATGACCGAACTGCAGGCCGCACTCGGTCTGTCGCAGCTTCGCCGATTGAACGACTTCATCGCGCACAGGCACCGTTTGGCGGATCGTTATGACGAGGATCTGCGCGCGCTTGCCGTCGATCTGCCGCGCCGTCCGGCCGACAGCCTGTCCAGCCTCCACCTCTATGTCGTTCAGTTGCGGCTCGACGAAATCGCGCTCTCGCATCGGCAGGTCTTCGAAGGCCTGCGCCAACGCGATATCGGCGTGAACCTCCATTACATACCGATCTATCGCCAACCCTATTACCGGGCCCTCGGGTTCCGGCCCGGTCACTGCCCGAATGCCGAGGCCTACTACGCGCGAGCCATCTCCATCCCGATCTTTCATGGGATGACGGAGCCACAGCAGGATCAGGTCGTCGCAGCCTTGAAGGAAGTCTTGCGGTGA